One part of the Falco peregrinus isolate bFalPer1 chromosome 14, bFalPer1.pri, whole genome shotgun sequence genome encodes these proteins:
- the LOC129785687 gene encoding E3 ubiquitin-protein ligase RBBP6-like, producing the protein MSCVHYKFSSRLNSDVVTFHGPHISLRDLRRQIMGRERLKATHCDLQVTNAQTMEEYTDDNALIPRHSSVTVRRVPVRGVKATGKTDLGCC; encoded by the exons ATGTCGTGTGTCCACTACaagttctcctccaggctgaactccgATGTGGTCACCTTTCACGGCCCCCACATCTCCCTGCGCGACCTCAGGCGCCAGATCATGGGCCGCGAGAGGCTGAAGGCGACCCACTGCGACCTGCAGGTCACCAACGCCCAGACCATGGAAG aatacacagatgacAATGCCCTGATTCCAAGGCACTCATCGGTAACTGTTAGGAGAGTCCCTGTTAGAGGAGTTAAAGCTACCGGCAAGACAGACCTTGG ctgctgttaa